The genomic region TATACAGAAAATGTGCAACTATGGAACAGATTTATTAACATTTATTTACTATGAATGTAATTCTTAAATCTGATGAAAGTGATCTGGTCAGTAAATATTAACACTACTGCAGACTAATTATGTACAGTGTGGGTAATATGGAGTAGAAATAAGACTAAATTCTTTATATAACCATAAACCAGACAAGGTTACAAAGGTTCTGTTCAAACTctgtcttctttcctctcctctctcctcacctacCTACCTCAGCTGATGTCATATCCACGGTGGAATTTAACCAGACGGGGGATCTGTTGGCGACGGGGgacaagggagggagagtggtCATCTTCCAAAGGGAGACTCAGGTAGGCTATGGCCTGCTGATGCCCAGTAGCTCTTATCATGGATGGGAGGCTGTTTGAAGCGGGGGTTAAGGATGTGATTATTTTTGTTCCAAGGTGCTGCAGGTTTAATTACTGGTCTGATGTAcaaatgtttgtgtgggtgggttcAAAAATGTAGACACTGTAGTCTGTAGTGAATGTAGGAATATACTGGGCTTTACATGAGAGCAGTTTATGCTCTTTCTTTGTTTGACATAGTAGTGAGATGAACTGCGTTGAACTGCATCAAAGTATAAAtgatggatctctctctctgtgtgtgtgtgtgtgtgtgtgtgtgtgtgtgtgtgtgtgtgtgtgtgtgtgtgtgtgtgtgtgtgtgtgtgtgtgtgtgtgtgtgtgtgtgtgtgtgtgtgtgtgtgtgtgtgtgtgtgtgtgtgtgtgtgtgtgtgtctgtgtgtgtgtgtgtgtgtgtgtgtgtgtgtgtggtgtgtttttcCCCAGTCAAAAGGGGAGCCAGAGGAGTTAGGTGAATCGGGCGAGTATAACGTCTACAGCACCTTCCAGAGCCATGAGCCTGACTTTGACTACCTGAAGAGCTTGGAGATCGAGGAGAAGATCAACAAGATCCGCTGGCTACCACAGCAGAATGCCGCCCACTTCCTTCTCTCCACCAATGGTGAGCCGCACCACATCCCTGTCTACTTCCTGGTCCCTTTGCACCTTATAACTTAGGTTAGGGATGAAGGTTGGGGGTCAGAGAGGATTGAAGTGTAGAAATCAAAGGTCTTTGGTAACACTTTGTATAATGCAAAGTGTAACCATAATAGAACCTTAGTTATACCACTGTAGATATACCATGGAGTAGGTAAACATGGTCCACAACAATGTACTGTATAATGGTGATTATAATCTTTATGCACATATTGAAACAGTATGGACATAAAAGTATTTACACAGACATACTCTTTTGCCAAAATGGTTGAATATGCAGGTCTTTACCCTAGTTATCTCCATGTTTAGTACCACACTGTGTACTTTCATATTGTATAGATTATTCGCTTATGTAAGTGCAACAAGCCACACCCTATATTTTAGCATACTTCCTCTTAGATTGAGCAATGTCTGAAATGTTACATTTTCAGTGTTTTGCCAGTAATAGGAGTTCAACTTGAGTTTGAGAAATAAGAccataaaaatataatttgatgGACTTCCATTGCCCTTGAAATCCATGAAGCTTTTGTCCCTGTAACTGTGTTTCAGATAAGACCATAAAACTATGGAAGGTCAGCGAACGAGACAAGAGGCCCGAGGGCTACAACCTGAAGGACGAAGAGGGCAGGGTGAAGGACTTCTCCACGGTGACATCCTTACAGGTAAAGAGGGATCTATGAAAGGGTAGTACTGTGAAAAGTTAGAATAGTGTCAAAAAATTGTGATAGCCAACATCATCAACAATTATCAACATGCCAAGTGCACTCACAATAATAACCAGGATAGGCACTGTTTTTGTTTAAGCTAACTAGAGGTAGATTTTATCCAAAACATGGTGATTACCCCCAAGTCTATTGAAACTATATTAGGATTCACCTCACACATAAAATGTACTAGCTCACTGGCTGCATATCATACATCGCCACAGACATCCTGTCTTCTCCAGTTTAAGCTGTTCCTACAGTATAAGCTGATTCCTTGCCTGCCTGTCTCAGGTGCCTGTGCTGAAACCCACGGACCTAATGGTAGAGGTGCGTCCCAGACGCGTCTTTTCCAATGGCCACACCTACCACGTCAACTCCATCTCGGTCAACAGCGACGGCGAGACGTACCTGTCTGCTGACGACCTCAGGATCAACATGTGGCACCTCGGCATTACAGACCGCAGTTTCAGTATCCTTCAGCCATACGTGcaccctgtgagtgtgtgtgtgtatgtgtgtgtgtgtgtgtgtgtgtgtgtgtgtgtgtgtgtgtgtgtgtgtgtgtgtgtgtgtgtgtgtgtgtgtgtgtgtgagtgagtgagtgagtgtgtgtgtgttagtgagtgtgtcAACAATTGACAAATAGTTTCATATTCATATGAATCAGCCCCTATCTGGGTATGACAGCACCTTGCGACAAATGCAGACGGTGAAAACAATTACTCACACGACCCATTACagcgaagctacaccaggcgcgtaactgaagcgttccgttcacaacgtgtaaaatccattttagatgaatggtctattttttttgaaCGTAcacgccgctatcacgtctggtgtagctacttccattgattatagtggaagctaattgttgcagcagacgcaacgcgaacggaacgcttcagttacgtgcctggtgtagctcagcccttagGCCGAACCTGCTGTACCTCTGCAACTTTGGGTTTGGGTGTGGCCGATGcatccacacactcatactcatccACATCTGTCATGGAACACATGGATATATAACTATCAATAGATCAGAATATCTCTTCACCTTTGTTTGGTGGTGTTGGGTTGGGTAGTGGCGCCTGTATGAAGCATGTGTCAAGGAGCAGTGTGCTGTGATCTCCCCTGTACCAGCTTGCTGACCTAGAAATGGGAAGAAACATCTATGGAAACATTTAAATAATTCACCAAGGGAACACTCTCCTCTAAAGCATGGGAGGCTTGCTCTAAAATAGAGGGCTGCTGTGTGCGGGTGTAAGTGCCTGctttgtgtgagtttgtttgattgtgtgtgtgtgtgtgtgtgtgcgtgtgtatctgtctgtctgtgtgtgtgtgtgtgtgtgtgtgtgacagccaaCGAGAGAGCATatatgtgaaggtgtgtgtgtatgatttgcTTTCCTAAAAGAAGAAAATGGCTTAGAGATATGATGTGTTCTTTAAATGTTTAATGGTCAAGAGATTAAATATCTCTCTAGAATCTAGAACTTCTTCTTTGTAAAGAATAatattgtaaaatgtaaaactATGAATATTCAGTCTTCATCTCTAGCAATTGTTTCTGCAATCAGTAATTATCATCAAAGAGTTTTGATGAACCTACATGAATTGATAGTACCActgattataatggaagctagttgttgcagcagatgctctgcaaacggaacgcttcagttccATGCCTGCTATAGCTTGCCTGTTAGATATAAGTGTTTATTATTAATACCATATATTCAGCTCAGGTCAGGGGAGGCTCCTGAGGAAATGTCATCGACTGACTGGAGATGGTGTATGTTGCTAGTCTGAACAGTGCGCCCCTGCTGTGGGCTCGTCTGACCAACTGACCCAGTCTGCTCCTTGACCCTGTGGCGTATTCAGACATTGTGGACATCAAGCCAGCCAACATGGAGGACTTGACGGAGGTGATCACGGCAGCGGAGTTCCACCCAAAGCACTGCCACCTGTTCGTCTACAGCAGCAGCAAAGGCACCCTGCGCCTCTGTGACATGAGGGCATCGGCGCTCTGTGACAAACACTCCAAAAGTAAGCAGGCGGCTGGGTAGCCAGACTTGCCCATTGGTCTGAACTCCTGTGAACTCCTGTGAACCTTtcaattcagttttttttttctaaaaatattttcagctctggaaaaaaattaagagaccactgcacatttttctaatgtcatcctatggttgctgagtgacagtcattgtttttttctggGTAAGACTTACAAAGGGTAAGCTACCACCACTCATATTCTATAAATGTTTAATCCTTTGATTTCGTTGACAGTTTTTGAGGAGCCTGAGGACCCCGGTAATCGGTCCTTCTTCTCTGAGATCATCTCCTCCGTCTCGGATGTGAAATTCAGCCACAGTGGCCGCTACCTGCTCACAAGGGATTACCTCACTGTCAAGGTGTGGGACCTCCACATGGAGAAGGGTCCTGTTGAGACCTACCAGGTGAGTTTGTTTGGGCAGCCAGTAAGGTGTAATGAGTCAAGCCATAAAACATCTGATCTTAAGGTAGGGTGTGTTTTGATGAAGGTTGATATCTCTTATCTTGTTCAAGGCTATCATCATTGGTACACGCACTTGCTATGGAACCATACCTATTACATGTCATCCACAAAAATTAAGGAAAGTTGCTAATAGTATTGGGTCTCATCCAGGACCATCCAGAACCACTCAGCCGCTGTCCTTTTCCCTCTCAGGTGCACGAGTACCTGAGGAGTAAGCTCTGCTCCCTGTATGAGAACGACTGCATCTTTGAtaagtttgaatgtgtgtggaacAGCACCGACAGGTGAGTCTCGCATTCTTCCCACACATATGAGCAAGGTTGCActggtctcttttttttcctctgcaGTCAGCTTTTTATGTCTCCCTGCCTACTCTGGTGATATTTCACAAACAAGTCTTGTCAATCTTCTGAGCGTATTCATATATCTTGATTCAAATCTCTCCTCCATCTGGTGCATAGCATTTTTCATTCTTAACAATTTTGTTCCATCACTCCAACACTCCATCTTTCCCTGTCTTCTTTGctcccctttcttctctccatctGGTCTCATCACTCCCTTTTCCCTCCctcatctttctcttcctcctccttctcctcctccttcagtCTCCCCCTGTTTCCTCAtcatctcactccctcccttcattcttccctctctctctctctcctccatctttaGTGACTCTTGCCCACTCACCTGCACCAATATACGTACACCCTATTCATCCTCCCCCAGATTCCATCCTCCCCCAGAGTCGCATAGATTTTTAACAGCTGGTGAATTAATTCAGCAGACAAATTATTCAGAAAATGTGTACAATGGAATCAGATAGTTATATGATATTGTAACAGAAATGTTAGATAGGTCTGATGTATTGTAATAATATGTGATATTAACAGTAATAATCTGAAATGTAACgcaatatagatagatagatagacagatagatagatactttattgatccccatggggaaattcaagaatatattatattatatttatatattatataatatattatataatatttattgtTATATTTTTACAGTGTGATCATGACCGGTGCCTACAACAGCTTTTTCCGCATGTTTGACCGCGAGACCGGCCGTGGGGTGACGCTGGAGGCGTGGCGTGAAAGCAGCAAGCCGCGGGCGGTCCTGCGCACACGCCGAGTTTACACTGGCGGCCGGCGGCGGCGTGGCGACGTGGGCGTGGACAGCCTGGACTTCACCAAGAAGATCCTGCACATGGCGTGGCACCCGGCTGAGAACATCATTGCCATCGCTGCCACCAACAACCTCTACATTTTCCAGGACCGGGTGAACCCAGAGACCCAGTGACCAGCAGGACGGAGCGCAGGGGGGGgtggggaagggaggggagggaggacgCAGAGCGGAGCTCCGGCTGCCTGAATGTGGGTCTCCTTAATGAGTCTGTTTGTCTGCAGTggaagagccaaggaccacacATACGTACAACGGGTAGCAgttactcaaacacacatacctatacgcatacagtacatacagtacacactcatTCATATTCATCCATatatatgcacgcacgcacgcacgcacacacacacacacacacacacacacacacacacacacacacacacacacacacacacacatccatatacatccatatatattatatgattcCAGTGGATCATGATCACACTGAAGATACTGGAATGAACTTGGCTCAAAAAGGGGGGATAAAATACTGGATTACATTTGAATGTGTCTACTAGTTTGGTGTGACAGTGGAAGTGTTCAGTGTCTGTAAAGAATGGACCACGCAGCTGTTGGAGCAGTCGCATTCGGTCAAAGACATGTCGATTGGATCTGGTCCTTTGCTGGGAAAGGTGTTGCAAATGGTCAAGCTGGCGTtggttgattggttgattgatgGCCCTGCTGACGAATCCCTGACAGCCTCGATATGGAAGTAGGAGCTTGTGGGGAccatttctccctctgtctccctccctctccctctctctctctctctctttctctcttgtgctGGGGGATGGGGGAGGTGCCGCTGGGACATGCTCCAAAAGCCAATCCGATtgcctcccctccccccacatgAACATACACCCAGTTGTCTTGGTAACTGAATCGCGCGCAGCAGCAATCTTCCTATCACGTGCTTCCCGGATCTTCCCACAATGCATTACTGCCAGCTATGCTTCGCTTCAGGTAGAATGACAGCTGCATCCTCTGCCGGCGCCAGCACCACCCCTTAGCGAGACCATTTCACCCCCAGCAACACAGCTTCAGTGAAGtacaaagaagaaaaaatcaCAAACCATCCTGCGTTTGGCTGGGACAGTCTAAACCagactcactcgctcgctctctttctctctctgtctgtctcaaggATCACTCCTCAAGGAACCTCACTTTGACTGGATTCGTCAGTATTTGCCCCGTGGCAGTTAATCACTCACCTCAAGTGTTCAACTCATCTCACCTCTCCGAGGATGTGCTAGTGGTGTTTAGTGCTTGGACCATGGCTACTCCTCTGACGATTGTTCATCAAGGGGGGTGAACTCCCTTCCGCGTTGAATATAAAGCCGAATGAATGTACTTGTGGAGCACACAGTTTGCTGgtccatttttaaaataatttgtgTTAATGATGGTTACAATATTAAGATAGGGATGTCATGTCTGACAAATTGCTTTGTCCATGGAGAAAAATGAATTGTGATTATGTTTTTAAGTCCTCACTTTTCTTTGGCTCTCTGGTCTGTCTCTGGTCTTTGGCACTTTCTCTTGTCTTTGTACTTCTCACTTTCACACAGTGTCAAATTCAGCCTCTATGGCTTCCTCCTTTTAGGGCCCTTGTATCTGTCTCGACCTAAAGCCATGCCTTCCGGCTTCGCTCAGCCATCCCCCATTGTCGCTCAGTGTCGCCATGTCCTCTGTCCATCATTGCTGCCCTTCCTCCTGCTTCCTTGGACCTCATTGACTACTACTCATTCCTGACATTTTAGTCCTTTGGATGTTGAACCCCTATGTTAGCTGTGCCctgcccccttctctctctctctctatttaacACACCAAACGCAGACTTGAACAGTGGCTTCATGTGTGGCTCTGTCACAGCTGCATGTGTGCAGTGTTGCTCcatctgcgtgtgtgtcacCACTGAAGGCAGGAGAGCCCTGCACGCTCCTTTATGTAAAAGGGGAGCGCGTCAGCAGACAGCCCACATCGCACCATGGTGATACCAGCACGgcagttgccatggtgacaggCCTTCTGCCATCATGACCGCTTGAGCTAAACTCTCCTCTCAGACGTTTGGGGTAGTCACTCTCACACAGATTTAcgcgcacacaggcacacacacacacagaaattcaCATGTTAAACAACACAGAGAAATGACCAGGGAAAaggccttttttttcttttccagggcacacaaaaacaaaaaagcatgtTTACCATTATCAAATGTTACTAGTGTGTATATCTATGATGCCTAAAAAGtaatcaaatgacacttaaTGGAAATCAAATGAGGCAATGAAGGAATgtgcataaataatataatctGAAATGAAAGATTATGTGTCCATATGTGGTTCCTTCCATGAACTGATTTTCCATTGTGCAGTCAGGCAGTCTCATCGTACATATACAATCCTATGTGAAAAACgagagagaatgtttgtgtgtgtgtgtgtgtgtgtgtgtgtgtgtgtgtgtctgtgtgtgtattcattgtAAGTACACATGGTTGCTTGGAAATGTCTTCGTGAGAAGAGATATTCAGTGAGTGAAAATAGATTTGAACATTTGACCTGCACTTGATGATGTTAATCTTAATGATGTTAAGATTATTGGTTAATGGTGTTATattccacacacataaacacattgaTGCCTTTTGTAAAAACATACTCCAACAAATACACAGTACTTCAGAGCACAGTTATGCCTACTGAAATATTGAATTATTCCCTTTTTTATTTCTAAAAAATACACATGAAAAATCTGGAGATACAATTCCTCAACATGATCAATACCTGACACGAGGCACTCCGAGGTGTGATGACTTAAGTGTGCAAGAGGCCTGTTCTGTTTCTCTTATTAGTCCCATAACAGTGTTCCTCATACAGTGTCCACACTTATGCCAATACCCCTGACTCTAAGACTGTGACTGCAAATGCAAACAAAATGGGATGGTTGCATATATCATGAGCCGATGTCATCATGAATGGATTAATGGGTCTGAAATTGACTCATTACAGTGGAATAATATAGAACACAGAGACATATTTGTCAAATTCAGTAAATGGCTCTTCATAGCCCAACACTGTTACATGTCCCAGATCAGATCAGGTGTGCTATTGCCGCATTCCAGACAACTTGGATGTCGGAAGTCGGACTTCAATTCCAACCTTGAAGTTGGGGTAGAGCGACCCAGAAGTGGGAACTCCGGCTTCAAGTGGCGTTCCATTGTACTTTCTCCTAGTAGGAGGTCAGAATTCTTGACCTCCAAGATTGTCTGGAATGAAATTAGGAAATATCTGACTTCCGAGTTGTCTGGAATGCAGCATAAGTGTGGTATGGCCATACACATGGCCCTTTAGCAATCCATTATCAGTGTGTGCTAACAACAACTCTGGTgttaccttacacacacacggtgcTGGCTCTGTAAATGGGAAAACATTGCTTGTGCCACAAACAAGATCAGCCAGTCAACACATTGCATCAGAGGCACAGAAGGAAGCACTGTCATTTGATTGGATGCTGAGCTTATCAATTGCAATCAATATCAACCAATCATGGATTGTACCTTTTAACCAATGTTAAAATAGTCAGGCTAATAAAGTGACATGCCATGGGAAACACCTCCTGGATAATTGATTCAAAGTTTGGGATATTATGGATCTCCCAAAATTGTTTCCAGTTTTAAAGTTAGTTGGTTTGTTTAACTTTAGTGACCAATCTAATACAACTATTACATTACTCAATTTGTTAATCAAATAATTCAAATACATTGAGATAAAAATCTAGAACATTACATTTCTCAATATTTAATAGTAAACAATCTGGAGGTAAAAAcagcaaaacaacaacattaaatATTGAACTTTGATGCATAAGCACATCCATAAACTCAAGTAAACTCAAACACCTATATTCTGATATTATGGATGACAAACAACTTCAGTTTCTTTTAGTCACTCTCCTTGCCATTAAAGCTTGGATAAGGACAATGGACATACTGTAGTACTTGTTATCACTAGTCAGAAGTACCGACATGGGATTCAAGTCAGATATTTGgaggtatgtgtgcatgtggtgggctgggggttaaggttagggttgggtTTTGTTGGGGACCACCACCTAATTTGGAAGTGTTAGCTCTAACACTGAATGGTTTCTAGTCCAGGGGAAAACATGTCTAATGCCTTGACACAATATGTCTGCTTTGAAAACTGCTTTggaattaaaaagaaaacaaagtctCAATAAATGTTTCAGATACCATCATAGGTTCTGCTTAAATCTCTTAAAGACCAAAGTGATCCCACACAGGGACTTTCATCCTGGGATTTTAAGCTAATTTTATACCTCTAAGCATCCGAGAGGTATTTGCAgaaatatttaacattttaacaagTGGAGGGACAAACTCTACAGTACAATTAAGTCAAAGTGTTGCCACATAGTAGAGGCACTGCTGTGGGATCTACAGGCTTACAGGCCCATCAACTTCATATTTGCATTGTTTGGCATCAGATGTGACTCGACAGGGCACCTCTGATAAACAGCAGCTCTGCTGAGCACACCAGCCACTCTCCGGCACCTTCTTCTCTTTGAGATAATgtgcttaaaaaataaagttAGCTTCTGTTGAGCTACTAGCATGTTTGCTATGGTGTAAACATGGGGGCTTAACATTAATTTGATGAATGAAGATGTGGATTGGGCATTAATGAAACGTTTAAGACACAACAGTAGGTGGAATAGGCCCTGCAAAGTGATTCAAAAAGATGACTCCCGAGGGTTGAACAATCTCCTTTACTGTCATATCAAGAAAAAGACATTATCTTGATGATCAAGGCAATGAGCATTTTGTAAATGAATTTCGCTCAGTTGTTGCTTCATGTCATCCAATGACTTTGCATGAACTTAGACAGCTACCAACAAGAAGAGCAGCTCAGACATTCTTCAAAAAAATACTAAGGCACACAGAcatagataaaatgtatacctTTCTATTACTCCAATTTTCTTTGAAAAGAAACATCTGCTAAgtgatataaatataaatatagttaTTGCCTGTCTCCCATGTTAAAATACTCATAATTGGCATTAATGTTCAATTTACCTCTCTGGTCCTGAGTGGGCAGACCCATCAGATCCTGGCAGAGAGGAACGGGGAGAAGAAGAAGTCGAAGGCGAACTTAATGGAGCGCATCACGCTGTGTCGCCAGTTGCGCTCGATCTTCACCTGACGGCCCTCGGGCACGAGGGAGGACTTGCAGTCCAGGCAGTGGATGGCCTTGAGCTCAAACACAGGAAGCTTGGCCCCCAGCCGTCCCTCCAGCTTGGTGCTGAACTCCACCATGCTCCCCGGGTCAAGGTTCAACAGGACCTGTTGGAACTCGTGGCTGGCCCGCAGGACAATGTCAGAGCTCGGGTCATCGACCGAAGGGCCGGTGCCGTCGAAAGGCATCCCCACGGTGACCTCGAAGCGGTAGCTGTCGAAGCGCTTGACGTGGCACTGGTGATTGGCCAGCATCTTGATCTGgcacatctcctcctcctcttgctgcTGTTGGAGCAGAACGTGCTGGGCCGACCCGTTCACTCCGGAGGCGGTCGCGTTGACCGGCTCACACTTGGGGTAGGCCTGTCCGTACAGGCAGCGCATCCAGTCAGCCATGAACACCGGCAGCAGATTGATGACCGACTGGGCCCCGTTCTCCGTCTCGGCCACGCGCACGTGGCGAAAGCGGCCCGTCCAGGTGACCCGGTGTCCCTCCAGGTGGCTGCACCAGATCTGCGTCTGCGCCATGCCCCGGGCCTGCCACGCCGGCGGACCGCAGTACTTGCTGTACTTCGGCCAGGTCATCGTGGAGTTGTACACCTTGAGCCCCTCCACGTTGTATAGGTAGACCCCACAGAGAAGGATGATGGTGCTGATGCAGATCAGGATGAGCTTGACGGGGCCACGGTGGGTGATGGAGTGGAAGACGTCCAGGATGGACAGGCTGAAGCGCGTCCACAGGCGCAGGGTGACCGGAACGGCGCACACTGCCAGGGTCACCAGCATCTTGGTCAGCTCCAGTTCCACGAACCACTTGACCATCTGGATGAACAGCATCATGGCCAGGCCAACGGCCAGGACGGGCAGGGCGAAGAGCAGCAGGAAGTAGGCCACGCAGGTGCGCATGAGGCCCACGGGGGTGGAGTGCTGCAGCAGCACCACGGAGAACTCCCACCACATGAAGCACACCAGGTAGGGCACCAGGAAGCAGTAGGTCCCACTGAAGCCGCGCATCCTCGCCATCCTAAGCATCATGGAGAAGGGGGCGGGAGGGAAATCAAGATTATCTGAATACAGAACACAACAGATACAGCAGTATGCAGGAAGatgcttattttattttttattggaaGACATTTAGGCCACATGATGTTCATACTTTTTTCGTCAGATCTTTCCCAGGGCCAATTACAATTAAGCAAGGCTTTGTAACATATGTAACATGTGACATTAGGAACGCACTCCGAGTGTCGCTGTCTC from Alosa alosa isolate M-15738 ecotype Scorff River chromosome 1, AALO_Geno_1.1, whole genome shotgun sequence harbors:
- the ppp2r2ca gene encoding protein phosphatase 2, regulatory subunit B, gamma a, with product MGEDGESPKINHSFLRDYVTEADVISTVEFNQTGDLLATGDKGGRVVIFQRETQSKGEPEELGESGEYNVYSTFQSHEPDFDYLKSLEIEEKINKIRWLPQQNAAHFLLSTNDKTIKLWKVSERDKRPEGYNLKDEEGRVKDFSTVTSLQVPVLKPTDLMVEVRPRRVFSNGHTYHVNSISVNSDGETYLSADDLRINMWHLGITDRSFNIVDIKPANMEDLTEVITAAEFHPKHCHLFVYSSSKGTLRLCDMRASALCDKHSKIFEEPEDPGNRSFFSEIISSVSDVKFSHSGRYLLTRDYLTVKVWDLHMEKGPVETYQVHEYLRSKLCSLYENDCIFDKFECVWNSTDSVIMTGAYNSFFRMFDRETGRGVTLEAWRESSKPRAVLRTRRVYTGGRRRRGDVGVDSLDFTKKILHMAWHPAENIIAIAATNNLYIFQDRVNPETQ